The window CTGGGTTTCATTTTAGGCATGCGTGTGATTTAAGAGTAGCAGTAGATTATAATgacgtttaaaaaaaaaaaaaaaaagaaagaaagtagcTTTACGTAATACAAAATaactaaaatgctaaaaaattGTGAACTAGCTTATATTAGTAACTAATTGAAAAGAATGGTGGTTTTCTTTAATAGtgaaaaagatttgaaaaaaatatataaaatgagaCGATATTGTAACGTCAATATATCAGAACGATGAACTAATTCTTTTGTACGGTCAAACGAATTTTCCTTGTTCAAAGCATATGCAAAGACGTTATGACTTAAGAtaattaaaacttgaaatattTTGAACACATTTACAAGCAAAAAGCCACTCAGTAAGCAGGAACGAAACAACCCTATGGCtttgactatatataaaaattttcatgatttttacctGTTACACGTGGTGGACCTGGCTATTGACTTTGAAAGTCATCAATGTTATTTCCATGTCATCCATGTATGAAGATTAAAGATACACGAGGGCCGGAGCGGACCGGGTCAGTTCGGGCCACTTCGAAGAACATTTTATGCCACTTAAAACTAGAATGGCTAGGccgaacttttttttttttaaatttatatatatattttttaagtgaaTAAAAGGGTGGAGATTAGTGTTAACTTAAACTTTATGCCCATTTTATTGTTTAACTAAAAAGTAACCAACCATTAACATAACTAAATATACATAATAGgtgatttatattttaaatgaaaattatatataagaaacatttttgaagaagaattggggattttttttttataacaaaaaacatttttaaagagAAATAAGGCTTTTGGGCTGTTACTGTGTGAGATTTTTTGGGCCTTTATAAGCTTCAGGCTTAACTTGGCCCGATCCAGGCTTTGATGTCTAATTTCAAGCCTGTTTAGTACTTTCAAGTCGGGTCGAGCCGAATTTGGGTTGAGTTTATCTGTGGGATAAGTGGATAACCATAACTCCATAAGAGTATCAAAACGAAACAACGCTTGcataaaaatatgattattattattaatactgaTATGGATGATCTCATGATCATTTAAGGGAATGAAAATGTTAAATTCAAAGGCCACTCAGCCATTTAGTGattcaataattataaatacaCATGATTTCAGACCCTTCAGTTAATTAAGATTGTAACTAAAAAgtggattaaaattaaaaattccgTTGCCGGGACTTGAACCCGGGTCTTTCGGGTGAGAGCCGAATATCCTAACCAACTAGACTACAACGGATTTGTTTTCATGATGATTATCTGCAATTAAAAATCATATGTTCATAATACATAGCTTTGGCAGTTATCATTCATTTCACGAAATTATCTTTTAGTTACTCTATGAACTTTTACAAACAAAGGAATTCGGTTAATTAGCAGATCAAATTGGGTTAATtctatcaaaaacaaaaatggtaGGGATACAATCTCCCATTTTATTAGAGAACAGCGAAATAATTATATCAATTATACAAGGCTAATCTGTCATAAGCGTATAGTGCTACGGCGTAATgatatgagaaaaaaaaaagttaggatGACATAGAAACAACTTGTGAGTTGTGACGTTGTACAAACGaaaaaaggttattttaaatattatatttctcTGTATTGAAGcgtaagattttaaaaaaacttatctATGTTTATCGAATGTTATATATCCGGCCTGTAGTTTGTAACTTTGTAGCCATGTAACTTTATTTTAACATGTCGAATTGTCGATCACAATGTTTTGTAAAGTAGCGGAGGTGTGAGAGTGTCATAGCATTAATTAGTAGCCATTTGATACAAGTATCTTTGTCAAAGTAAATGACATTGTCGAATGAATGAGTATTCAAAATATCTTTGCCCAGTCCTCTGAAATATTCCATGATGTTTCAGTACTTATTTCATTGTTATCCACAATGCATTTGTAATTTTGTGCTAAATACGTACATGTTTATATGCCATATCTTTATCCTATATTGTATGCTGTATAAAGTATAAACCAACACTAATATGTggaaaaaaatattacttttgTTCGTCAATTTATTTACAAGTATACTTGAATGaatattacttaaaaaaaaaaatcacaaatctTTAGCTACTCATTTTATAAGCCTGTGAAAATAGTATGAGTTAGCCACATTTATAAGGCTATCTTCAATGTTAATGACGTTTTTAGGCGTCCTTAagctgtcacatcatatccttacaaatccttatacaacCTTACAAATCTTATGATTTTAGCTCCAActatacaaacatccttacatatccttttacctccactaaaaacaaaaatatattaggtaaggacaaataagggcatgcccttagataaggacatccttcaaaaaaattcttattgttggacaagcttcaacgcCAAAGGATATCCAAAGACACCTAAGAGCACCCCATTGAAAATAACTTAATTGTACATGTATACAGTAGTACAGTACAActtcacatttaaaaatatatataaataattactcgtattacgAATGATACAGTTTCACATGCATTCAAATGGCTCAAGAACAAATGATTAAATCAAAGACCGAAAACATTGACAAAAcatcaatatttttataaaactcaaTAATAATTAACTGAATTGTACAATAATGAGAAttcctatttatactaatcctAACACCTTTAAAATAGGAAACAAATCAATTCCTATTtatctaacaaaaataaaaaataacatataaaattaaaaaatgacttGTTAATAAAAGATTACATAATTAAGGAAACAGATTTATTCAAATCTTTTGATAATCATCCCGCATCAATGAAACTACAAAGTTAGTCCATAACTTAGAAATGCAGAgttcaaacttcaaaatttgaaacCAAACAAAATCGTTCATAGTTTTATAATATGTTaacttataacttttaattgaggttttcatatttttggttttttggaaTTATTAGAGAGTTGTCCCTctattctttctctttttttttttgtatacttACTCTTAATTCTTACACAATTAGGCATTAAGATATgattaaaataatgataaaatatcGTTGATGATTTTATATTCTTATAATGAATGTTTCAATATCCATGGTCAAAGGAAAGAATAATAGTTTACTATGAAATTCCTTTATCCAATCGCTTGCAACTTGCAAGTTGCATTATTATAGGATTGTTGTTTGAACACGATTCtaatttgattatataaaaagttatataaatagtCAGTACACCATATCACTAATGAACAGGTCTGAACTAGATTTTTCGTCTTTGAAAATTTAAGCAACGAGGAGAGAAAAAGTTGGACTAAATCTGTCTAAGTTTAGTATATAACCGGGTTTTTGCTAAGTTTAGTACAGCCACAATTAGAAAAACCATGTATGCCAATATAGTGTTTACCCATGACAtaatgatatgtatatgtaattttttcagcaatatttattttttataatgtttaaaatattaaatgcaTTTAGGGAGTTGTGGAGAGACAAATTTGTCCCATCTTTATTTTGATACAGtataattttttcaaattctaaaaatatatttgaaaatttgcTCGTAAGTAAAAATAGGTAAATATAGTAAATACATACAAAATGTAagattaatgttttaaattttttctctCAAGATAAATCATGGTTCTGTCTTTGAATGCAATCATCAACTTAATAGAAAAGATGACAAACTGATACCTAAGTATTCTTTATAATGACAAATAAATCattataaaaagttaatgatacatttacaattttcattgcattttattttgataaatttgcTTGTTAAACTATAAAAATGGACTTACTATAGTTATACCGTGATTATAATATGAATACAATATTATCAAGGAATTCTATCTAGCTAGCAAAATAAAGCACAAAACAACGGGCAATATAGTACGGGTACTTAATGTATTAAAaggattattaggttatttagttaggataatttattattttcttatcaaAATAGAGCAAACAACGGGCAATATAATacgggtattttttttttttttactgaataGTGGAAGTTACTGCGTGTGCAAAGAAGGGACTCAAAGTTTGACTAATCTAGAACCCAACAGTAAAAGCCGGCATAATTAAAATTGGTCCAAATAAATGGGGTCTCAGTAGCGTATTTCCTCACGCATGACGCCACCAACTTGTCAAATAAGGCCAACGGTCAAACTTCACGTCCCCTATCCATATATATACTTCTTGACAACCCACATATATTTCCCAACATTTCAACCAATTTAATTTGTTCtccaattcatttcatttcaacatAAACACTAATATTTCATTCATAACACACTTCAACTGATCAAATGGGAGCAGCGGTTAGtagttcttatatatatatcctctaTATCttcaaattaattatatacattcataaaaaaaatataatataagttattaCTTTAAACCAATTAAGTTAACTAAAAATTTggggttgattttttttttaacagaagGATGATTCAAAAAAGGATACCGGTGCCAAGGCAGAAGGCGATAAAAAGGCGGAAGGTGGATCGCCTACCATCGTCTTGAAACTCGATTTGCATTGTGATGGTTGTGCTAAAAAAGTTAGAACTTCTCTTCGCCGTTTGAAAGGTATAGTCAAACTTAATTGTTCATACTTAAACTTGTAAcgtttgtatttatatatatagtcgtGTCTATATGGACTAAAATAAGtaacgtatatatgtatataataaagtcagaagtaaaacaaaaaaaaaacgtttgtataaaaattgataattaatCTATATTTGGTGGTGTGTAGGTGTGGAAGCTGTAAATGTCGATATTGAGGGCAACAAAATAACCGTAACGGGGAAGGTTGATCCTTCCAAGATTAAAGAACAGGTCGAAAAAAAGGCACATAAGAAGGTGGAGATAGTCTCACCTCAGCCGAAAAAGGATGGTGAGAAAAAGGTAGAAGATAAAAAAGAAGACAAGAAGGCAGAGGATAAAAAGCCCAAAGAGGTACTAATCAATTGATTAGTTaatcttttcaaaaaaattgatTAGTTAATAACTAATTGTTTTTAGTGGTCTTATTATGAATCGggtttattaatttgtttttttgtttctgtttaTTGTGGTAACTTTAGGTTCAATCGAGTATGATTGTGTTGAAAATTCCACTTCATTGTGAGGGATGTGcacacaaaattaaaagaacCGTGTCTAAGATTAAAGGTGAGAGAGTTACGGGTACTatttttgtacatatatatagcaaAAGTAGTTAATTATGGTATTTAAAATGTTTGACTttttaaggattaattatcTAATTAAATCTTGGTTTTTGTTGCTTGTTAATAGGGGTAGAATCGGTAATACCGGATGCTAGCAAGGATTTGGTAATGGTAAAAGGGACAATGGACGTGAATGGTCTTACTCCttacttgaaagaaaagttaaaaagagaTGTTGAAATAGTCCAGCCCAAAAAAGATGAGAAGAAAGACGATAAAAAGGACGAGAAGAAGGAGAAAAACGATGGAGGTGATAAGAAGGAGAAAGCAAAcagtggtggtgacgacgacaagaaaaagaaagacgAGGGGAAGGCGGTCAATGTTGGTGCCAAAGATGGGAGTAGAGGCATTGAGGTGGTTAACAAGCTTGAAAATTATGGACCAAATTCGTTCACATACACGATGCCAACGTATAATCAAAACTATTATAGCCAAGACTACGGAATTTTGACCTCGAACCATGGTTATGCAAATGCGGGTTATGTGAATCAAGGCTATGCAATGCAATACTCAAACGGGCCTCCACCGCCTCCTCCAATGTACCTTCAAGACTCTAGTGCGTCTGGAATGTTTAGTGACGAGAACCCTAACGCTTCTTGTACAATCATGTGATCGAACCACTTAAGTGGCCAACAATCAGACCCGGGCTCTAATCACTTGATCACGCGGTTGCTTAAACaaatctaatatatatcaaGTATATAGGATAATCAAGTTCTAAGTATAAAGACCCTATAAATAGCTTAGTATAGTAGAAGCTCCTAATCAACAACATATTCGGCTACCTTCATGAGGTTCATTTGCTCTAATTACTTTATTCTTATTGTTAGATCGTTTAATAAATTGATGAcctttaaaatgttagataattttgtgttttaaaattttaattcacTTATATCActcatattttataatgatttaCGGAGTATTTGTCAATAGTATTTAATTTCAGTTTGTTATTctttctctcaagttgatgctTACATTAAAGTCATAGACAGAGATGATTTATCTCTAATGGACAAATTTAGAACATTGgtctttctcttctttttttttcagataaaattccaaatatacttttaaaactttttttaaaaaaaaacgttgtaccaaaacaaaattaaataaataaacaatattgACACACATGGTTtttctaataaataaataaacagtAATTGTGATTATACTAAACTTAGCAAAAATCCGGTCATATACTAAACTTAGACAGATTTAGTCCAACTTTTTCTCCCCTCCGTTGCTTAAATTCTCAAAGACGAAAAATCTAGTTTCAGACCATTTCATTAGTGATATGGTGACTGACtatttatataatcatattagAATCGTGttcaaacaacaaaatatattatataataataatgtaactttCAAGTGGAGATTGGATAAAAGAATTTCATAGTGGCGGCGTGCGCCGCACCTAGCTTATATTGGATGCAGCGGACCCCGTCTGCTAAACCAGATATCTTTCAAGCTGCTAAACCAAACAAGTTAAAGACATGCATCTATATAAAATTGTATTGTAGTGTGTACTTATATTTCCAACACACAGATAGAAGAACTcaaagatatataaatgaatacaTATGAAGGTAGTACTTATGATTTTAGGCAGGCATTATAAGCAATCATGATTACCAACTAATTATAATGATCAAAACCTTCAACGACTTATAAACTGATCAAAATTATAGCTCAATGACAGGTAATATCACCTCATCAATCAATCCACACACTACTAGTGTCTCAAGTTGTATTAATCACAGCTTTCTTTCTGCCTGCAGTCTGTACTTTGTACGTACTATATATCTAAAGAATCAAGAATATTATTGTTCATATAGAAGAAACCACCACTACAACCTATAGCTATATATAGATAGCTCAGAAAATGTCCCTGAGCTCGGATGGTGTGCTCTCATTCACCATCCCTTTTACAGAAACTTCTCGCTCCAGGTCAGCTCTTGGTATCCCATTGTCAAGGAAAAGCACAGCTACGGTACGTGATATCATCATAGCTGTCACTTTCTGGATTCCTGCAACCAGTGTTTTTGCAATCccctaatatttatttatatataaaacaagtcACTAAACatgaataataattattataatttgacATTTAAATGAAGGACAGACAGAagctaattaactaattaaaagaaTAACTACTTACTGCTCTGGGATGTCTGTTAACAATGTCAACTGCCTCCTTACTAGTCATGTTTTCCCATAGTCCATCTGAGGCAAACACGACAAACCTCATTTCACGTCCTAAAATTCTTGTCGTTAAGAATGGTTCATCACTCAAAGCGGGTCGTATCATATGCATTGGTTGGTTAGCATTAACAAATTCTTGCATCTTCAAGTGAAGGTCTCCTATACTTCTGGAAATCTGATCATATTATATAAGACACACAAAGTATATATGTTATTTGAGTAGCTACATTAtggtatatgcatatatatttagataCCTCTTATGCTATGTGCTCTTAAAAATACAATAAGAGCTTGCCTTTATAAGAATGCAGATTGCCAACAAAAACACAAGtattttgtttcaaatttaGAGAAATCTCATTCTAAGGCTATATGTCTGCGGAACTTAATCTTAATAATGACATGATTGTGTTCATGTTTTATTGAAAGTAGCAACTTAATAAGAGAATGAAACCTGAATTAGCCCTTTAACACGCCACACTCCATTTACTTTAACAACAATATCCGGGTCATCTTTATTCTGTTTTTTGAGTTCTTCTCTGACCTCATCCAAGTTGGCATTATGATCTTCGGTAATCCCATCAGCAATAACTTTGTTACCATTACCTGTCAGCCTCCCTATAACTGCTCTAGAATCACCCAGATTACCAACATACAACATCCCATTCCATATAAGCCCAACCAGACAACACGAACCAACTCTGGTTACATCAGGTCTCTGCTCACGTGCGCCTTGCACCAAGTCAATCCATGCATCTTCAGTGTCAGCAATAGCACCCTTAAGTATCCGCTCAGATACAGATCTCTGTGCTTGAACGCGACCTGCCAACAATGAATAATCGTTAACTGTACGTTAGTATTAATCGTATGGGGCACACAAAGTATTAGACCACAATAAGAAAACTAGCTAAAACCATGAGACTGTCTTCAGGGGCTAACGCAATTGAGAAAGCAAGataacacatacatatattgcACCCAAGTTACCAACTATACAGTCTGGTATACATATTAAGCAAAACCAATACATAAAGTGAACATACAATAACTCAATGAGATCATAAACTACAACCATATAATCTTTTCCTAATAGGATATGGGGGATACAATTAGGATCATTCAGTAGTAATCAGTTTCTTGACTACCATTTTGTGATGTGGGGGTCGTCATTATGATCATTCTATAGTTATTTATGTCTTGACTACCTTTTTAGTTTTAGAATAAGGTCTAATCAAACGACGCTTCAGTAGAAACCATAGTTTTTGAATACATGTACAATTGACTCAACAAAGCTACCAAAGAATAAGATATAGTTCTATCAGGATTCAAGAAGTAACAAGTAGCATTGACACAgtaagaaaactaaaaaaaccatGAGATAACAAgataatatatacacatataacacaCAATTATACAGTCAATGATAATACAAAGTTCAAGCAAAACTGACACAACATACAATAACTCAATCAAATCACAAAATAAAGACCATCCGATTTTCATCTGTTCTAGGATATAGGGACTGAAACTTTGATCATTCTATAGCTGTCACTTTCTTCTTGACCTACCATTTTAGCTTTGGAATAAGGTGTTTATCGAAACAATGATTTAGCAGAAGCCATAACTTTTGGTTCACAACTTTTACTGATTTTTAGAAAACGTATGGTTTTGACTCAACGAAAACTAACAAAGAAGAACATAATGACATAAAAACCCATGGATGAAATTATCTGCCAATACCTATTCAGAAACATGACTTGACCCACAGTGACCTGTTTCGATCCTAACCCATTCAACCCATTACCGCCCATTTCCCAccttatatttttaacataacaAATCCAACAGACATATCAACAAAATACGAAAGTATGCAATTCTTGATCCAAGAAAATGTAAGAAAACAGGAAAAGAAGAATACTCACGAACAAAATGACCTTTGTGGAACCAGTAGCTGCTTCCTTCATTTCTACTGCAACCAGTGTTTTTGCAATCCCctgatatttatttatatataaaacaagtcACTAAACatgaataataattattataatttgacATTTAAATGGACAGACAGAAAAGCTATTAGGTTGGGTCTTTTCATTCCAAAATATTCTTGTTTTTACATGCAATCAAGAAAATCTGAAGGCCTACAATTGTTCTTAGATATACTTTATGAACCATTCAAACTTTAAAACACGAAACTGcattttaacaaaataagaCATAGATGGGCACAGATATTTGGTATATATCTTTGTAACATCCGCGGATTTTGACCATTTGACTTTTGTGTAAATTGACTAGTTAATTCAATTAATGAATGCTTTAGTTCCTTTTGAGACTAAACGATGGGCAAAACGCTTAACGGGTCACTTGACCACTTGTTGGACAATACGATATTAGACGACACATGGCGACGATTTAATTAAACTAGTAATGTGTGAAACGAGTCAACCCATGGTCATGACCCATGACCTAACTCTTACACCCAACCCAATCCCCACCTTATCTACCCTTCCATCCATTCATTTCTCactactctttctctctctatcttTCTTCCAAGAACCCACACAAATACAAacctccctctctctctctaaaattcttacatcaaattaattagTTTAAGTGAATTTGTGATGGAATAATCATCTAAATTGTCATCTTTACAACCTATCTCAAAATTGGAAGTCAAAGTGCaagaaaactaaatatttagcTAAATTTCGGATTTCACAACTTGGAGAAGGTTTTGGTAAGTAAGCTTATttcattatcctttttttttaatgtttattatcATAGTTTTAACTAAAACAAAGCACCTTTGGGTCAGAAATCGAATCAAAAGGAATTTGGGTCGGTTTTAGAGTTGTGATGAACAAAGTCAAAACCGGGTTTTTCacttgtttgatgaaatgggtCGAGTCCTTAAAATGGGTTACGTTTGTAACCATATTCTTAAACTACTACAAACGACTTCTGGTCAAGATTCGAGCTAAAAAtcattgaaataaaaaattagggtttgtgtTCATAAACTAggttaaaacaaaaattaatatgaaattgATCGAATTGGAAGAGGGACTGAATTTGTTTACATCCATCACGTTCATCATCACCTAAAACATGTTCTGGATCTTCACAAATCAATGTTCCATGCGAAAATTTGGGTTTAAGGTGGTGTTTGGGTCGTGACCTGTTCTTGAACTGCTGCTGCCCAGATTTTTCTTCGACAGGACCACCCTGTTTTTAGTGCTGAAAGTTATAGCTGTTTGTGGTGCTGAATTAATGcagatttgttgttgttttgcTGATGTTTTCGCTGCAAAAACAGTGCAGTTTTGCTGCTGATTTTGGTGCTAAAAACATGCAGTTTTGCTGCTATTTTTGGTACTGAAAACGTGCATTTTTGCAGCTGTATTTGGTGCTGTAAACGTGCAGTTTTGCTGCTGTTTTTGCTGCTGAAAATGTGCAGTTTTGCTGCTGTTTTTGGTGCTGCAAACGGGCAGAACTGCTGCTGTTTTTGGCTATGCTATGATGATTGTCTAAGGTGTGGACTTGTGATGCTCGTTGAACGCTTATGGTCATTTTTATATTGCTGAAaagtgagtttcgtaaacctctccctactcaattgagattcgggctgaaaagtgtacgcATACGTGTTTGTTTTGACTGTTTGGTTGATTTGATTGACAACTTATTGattgtaaagtcgtatgaaatgtggtgggaaggctgcgggtgaccctatatataagcattaaagattccttaaatgtaaagtcgtatgaaatgtatgtgcatgGTGGTTTGGATGATTTGTGAACGTTATACGGAACACTATTCATTATATAAGTCGcaacgttatgggtatctttatactcacgttatgggtatctttatactcatgTTATGGactgttgaatccacgttatggattgttgaatccacatTATGGGTATCtatatatccacgttatggattgttgaatccacgttatgggtatctttatatccacgttatgggttgttGAGCCCACGTTATTGAACGTTGCTAATCATTATATGAATCGTTGTTGTTAAACGTTGATTGTATTGATATTGTGCtaacgtgaaaccttttagggtttccttggaacgtgattaggtattctaatcctcgtatatcgttaatggttgatatcccgacacacttgtttcctattacttgtccctacgaactcactAACTTTAGgttgacccgttttagtacgcttttcaggtgaacaggttagcTCAAACatgtattggatgattgattgcTTGATTAGGCTAGATTTGGATatggacttggacttcttggatccgtgattcattattccCGATTTGGAGTTTATGCTTAGAAATGACCCGGTTACTTGCACTACtgaatggttcgtatggatttacttgatccttttatgcatttagttttactctacataatttccatgtcgtgctgtgcttttcttgtgataccccatgattccgccttgttggggtgttacaatctTTAGTTGAGAAGTAAAGATTCAAGAAGTTCAATACCTCTAGATCATAAGATTAAAAAGTACTACCATAAGGTAGACAGCCTTGATACAAGCTTATCTTCCTTGACAATAAGCTCATGTCTCCCGTCACCGTGATAGTGGATCCATGCAATAAGTTGGGGATAGATACTGCTTTTCCTAGATAGTCTACCTGCTCAGCAACGGTGCTTTTACAACTTCCATTTTTAAACCTGTGTAAAAAACAAAAGGACACAAGTGTTAATCCTCATCTCTTAAAAAAAACACCATTAAATAAATGCTTACCCACAACATCAATGTAATGACACGGTAACTTTAGTTTTCTGACCAAATAACCCCGTCTTACCCATTAAGGATCATTTTTACCCTTTACCCACCATTCTTATCCATATTGACCCATTACTGCCCACTATGTACCAATGTGACCCGTTCTTACCCATTATGAACCAAAATTACCCATTCTTGATATATTACACTATTCTGGCCCACTATGAACCTACTTGACCCATCACGACTCATACTTACCAGTTAGGCATTTGAGCCTTTTAACTATGCGGCATTATTACCCATTATAATTTCACATTCACCTATTAGGCGCCAAATGATCCATTAAGCACTAAAAGTAGACAC is drawn from Erigeron canadensis isolate Cc75 chromosome 9, C_canadensis_v1, whole genome shotgun sequence and contains these coding sequences:
- the LOC122581650 gene encoding heavy metal-associated isoprenylated plant protein 6-like is translated as MGAAKDDSKKDTGAKAEGDKKAEGGSPTIVLKLDLHCDGCAKKVRTSLRRLKGVEAVNVDIEGNKITVTGKVDPSKIKEQVEKKAHKKVEIVSPQPKKDGEKKVEDKKEDKKAEDKKPKEVQSSMIVLKIPLHCEGCAHKIKRTVSKIKGVESVIPDASKDLVMVKGTMDVNGLTPYLKEKLKRDVEIVQPKKDEKKDDKKDEKKEKNDGGDKKEKANSGGDDDKKKKDEGKAVNVGAKDGSRGIEVVNKLENYGPNSFTYTMPTYNQNYYSQDYGILTSNHGYANAGYVNQGYAMQYSNGPPPPPPMYLQDSSASGMFSDENPNASCTIM
- the LOC122583653 gene encoding probable protein phosphatase 2C 43, yielding MTTPTSQNGRVQAQRSVSERILKGAIADTEDAWIDLVQGAREQRPDVTRVGSCCLVGLIWNGMLYVGNLGDSRAVIGRLTGNGNKVIADGITEDHNANLDEVREELKKQNKDDPDIVVKVNGVWRVKGLIQISRSIGDLHLKMQEFVNANQPMHMIRPALSDEPFLTTRILGREMRFVVFASDGLWENMTSKEAVDIVNRHPRAGIAKTLVAGIQKVTAMMISRTVAVLFLDNGIPRADLEREVSVKGMVNESTPSELRDIF